In bacterium, one genomic interval encodes:
- a CDS encoding S41 family peptidase, protein MNRKSISLFVFALALVLTAFYGGFFYGKSQVPAIYSIEGVGNKALNQPDDIDFSLFWDAWKIIQDKYVDRSSLDKKKMVYGAIDGMVKSLKDPYTTFFEPVEAKQFKDDVSGSFGGIGAEIGIRKEILTVISPLEDSPAQKAGLRAGDKILKINDTITADMGISEAVSLIRGPKGTAVKLTISRAGADAVKEISIVRDDIKIPTAKWQLKNDKIAYIQLFNFGETAPFEFRKTVLDVLRSPADRIVLDLRNNPGGYLEVSQDIAGWFMESDSVVAIEDFGNGTPSKKYLANGNSVLKNMPIVVLMNEGSASASEILAGALRDNKKVKLIGAKSFGKGSVQQLENMREGTSLKVTIAKWLTPSGKSIMQEGLEPDVKIEFTKDDIDNLKDPQLDKAIEIILTK, encoded by the coding sequence ATGAATCGAAAATCTATCAGTTTATTTGTATTTGCCTTAGCGTTGGTGCTTACCGCTTTCTATGGCGGTTTTTTCTATGGTAAAAGCCAAGTGCCTGCTATTTATTCAATTGAAGGCGTTGGTAACAAGGCCTTAAACCAACCCGATGATATAGACTTTAGTTTGTTTTGGGATGCGTGGAAAATTATTCAAGATAAATATGTAGATAGGTCCAGCTTAGATAAAAAGAAAATGGTTTATGGCGCTATAGACGGCATGGTCAAATCGCTTAAAGACCCGTACACTACTTTTTTTGAACCGGTGGAAGCTAAGCAGTTTAAAGACGATGTTTCGGGTTCGTTTGGTGGCATTGGCGCCGAGATTGGCATTAGAAAAGAAATTTTAACAGTTATTTCTCCGTTAGAAGATTCTCCAGCTCAAAAAGCTGGTTTAAGGGCGGGCGATAAAATTTTAAAAATTAACGATACTATTACGGCCGATATGGGCATAAGCGAAGCGGTGAGTTTAATACGCGGGCCCAAAGGTACTGCGGTTAAATTAACCATAAGCAGAGCGGGTGCTGATGCTGTAAAAGAAATTAGCATTGTGCGCGACGACATTAAAATTCCTACTGCCAAATGGCAACTTAAAAACGACAAAATTGCCTACATTCAATTATTTAATTTTGGAGAAACTGCGCCCTTTGAATTTAGAAAAACAGTGCTGGATGTTTTACGCAGCCCAGCCGATAGAATTGTTTTAGATTTAAGAAATAACCCCGGCGGTTATTTAGAAGTTTCTCAAGATATTGCTGGTTGGTTTATGGAATCAGATAGTGTTGTCGCCATAGAAGATTTTGGCAATGGCACACCATCCAAAAAATATCTAGCCAATGGTAATTCTGTTTTAAAAAATATGCCGATAGTGGTTTTAATGAATGAAGGCTCGGCTTCGGCCTCCGAAATTTTAGCAGGAGCTTTACGCGATAATAAAAAAGTAAAATTAATAGGCGCTAAAAGTTTTGGTAAAGGTTCGGTGCAACAGTTAGAAAATATGCGCGAAGGCACCAGTTTAAAAGTTACTATTGCCAAGTGGTTAACGCCTTCGGGAAAATCTATTATGCAGGAGGGTTTAGAACCCGATGTTAAAATTGAATTTACCAAAGATGATATTGATAATTTAAAAGATCCGCAATTGGATAAAGCCATAGAAATTATATTAACAAAATGA
- the cysS gene encoding cysteine--tRNA ligase encodes MRLYNTLTSKKDDIKTPMIGGVNLFVCGPTVYDYSHIGHARTYIFFDALVKFMRERLNMKVHYLQNITNIDDRIIKRSAEENKNPQEVADFFEKEYIDDMKLLGVSAVDTYAPATKYIPEIISQVERLIKKGFAYVAENSVYFDVRKFPEYGKLSHQKINELKEGVRIDVEAGKKFFADFALWKASKHGEPSWDSPWGKGRPGWHIEDTAITEKHFGSRYNIHGGGMDLIFPHHEAEIAQMEAISGLSPLAEVWIHTGMLLVDGEKMSKSLDNFITIREFLKENSLQILRYMVLSQHYRTGLDFSKKTIQMASASINRIADFKQRLKEINRQSSHLPWEDFAKTFWRELADDFNTPKALASLFELITETNKLIDSHNLSQSDAQKIVDFIDEVNDILNILPVMSEVEPPVEVMALMADREKARANKDFALSDKLRDQIKNLGWEVEDTSSGPRITKL; translated from the coding sequence TTGCGACTATACAACACCCTAACTAGTAAAAAAGACGATATAAAAACCCCGATGATTGGCGGGGTCAATTTGTTTGTGTGTGGCCCTACAGTTTACGACTATAGCCACATAGGCCACGCCCGCACCTATATATTTTTTGATGCCTTGGTTAAATTTATGCGCGAGAGGCTAAACATGAAAGTTCATTATTTACAGAACATTACCAATATAGACGACAGAATAATAAAACGTTCCGCCGAAGAAAATAAAAATCCGCAAGAGGTGGCGGATTTTTTTGAAAAAGAATATATAGACGATATGAAATTGCTCGGCGTAAGCGCAGTGGATACCTATGCTCCTGCCACTAAATATATTCCCGAAATAATTTCGCAAGTGGAACGCTTAATTAAAAAAGGTTTTGCCTATGTGGCCGAGAATAGCGTTTATTTTGATGTTAGAAAATTTCCAGAATACGGAAAATTATCCCACCAAAAAATAAACGAACTTAAAGAGGGTGTAAGAATAGATGTTGAAGCAGGTAAAAAATTCTTCGCCGATTTTGCTTTATGGAAAGCCTCCAAGCATGGAGAACCGTCTTGGGATTCGCCTTGGGGTAAAGGACGCCCCGGTTGGCACATAGAAGACACAGCTATTACCGAAAAACATTTTGGTTCGCGCTATAACATACATGGTGGTGGTATGGATTTAATTTTTCCGCATCACGAAGCCGAGATAGCACAAATGGAAGCAATTTCGGGCTTAAGCCCGCTAGCCGAAGTTTGGATTCACACCGGCATGCTTTTGGTTGATGGCGAAAAAATGTCTAAATCTTTAGATAACTTTATTACCATACGTGAATTCTTAAAAGAAAATTCACTGCAAATTTTACGCTATATGGTTTTGTCTCAACATTATCGCACTGGTTTAGATTTTTCTAAAAAAACGATTCAAATGGCGAGTGCTTCTATAAACAGAATTGCTGATTTTAAACAGAGGTTAAAAGAAATAAACAGACAGTCTTCTCACCTGCCTTGGGAAGACTTTGCCAAAACATTTTGGCGCGAGCTGGCCGATGATTTTAACACCCCTAAAGCTTTAGCTTCATTATTTGAACTTATTACAGAAACCAACAAACTTATAGATTCACACAACTTATCCCAGAGTGATGCACAGAAAATCGTTGACTTTATAGACGAGGTAAACGATATTTTAAATATCTTGCCTGTGATGAGCGAAGTTGAGCCACCTGTAGAGGTTATGGCTTTGATGGCCGACAGAGAAAAAGCTCGCGCCAATAAAGATTTTGCATTATCCGACAAACTCCGCGATCAAATAAAAAATCTTGGTTGGGAAGTGGAAGATACTTCTAGCGGACCAAGAATTACCAAGCTTTAA
- a CDS encoding magnesium transporter CorA family protein, which produces MTTLKSPNVTWLDIKQPSPKELRFLAENYNVHPLIIEGLEKPTIRSQAEDYNGYIYLVLHFPIFNEEKKISEPVEIDFIITPDTIISVRYSHIDPLDNFLEKCKSPIGHAKKEAMSRGAIYLFYYLIKEMYTFSLRQLDHMEGNIEKIEEAIFTGHHKEMLLALSLARSDVLNFLRTFRPQGAVLESLLARSDSFEQKARPYLIDLLGEHHQVLNQAENNRESIEGLQTTNSALLEHKTGEIMKVLTIMAFVTFPLTLLANIFSMNTVVMPIAGQPYDFWIIIGIMLGAVALFFAFFKSKKWL; this is translated from the coding sequence ATGACCACCCTAAAATCGCCCAACGTAACTTGGTTAGATATCAAACAGCCCTCGCCTAAAGAACTGCGTTTTTTAGCCGAAAACTATAACGTCCATCCCTTAATAATAGAGGGCTTGGAAAAGCCGACTATTCGTTCTCAAGCCGAAGATTATAACGGCTATATTTATTTAGTTTTACACTTCCCCATTTTCAACGAAGAAAAAAAGATATCGGAACCCGTAGAAATAGATTTTATAATTACGCCCGATACTATAATTTCGGTGCGATACTCCCACATAGATCCGCTAGATAATTTTCTAGAAAAATGTAAATCTCCTATAGGGCACGCTAAAAAAGAAGCCATGTCGCGGGGCGCTATATATCTTTTCTACTATTTAATTAAAGAAATGTACACTTTTTCTTTGCGCCAGCTAGATCATATGGAAGGCAATATAGAAAAAATAGAAGAAGCTATCTTTACGGGGCACCACAAAGAAATGCTTTTGGCGCTTTCACTGGCCCGAAGCGATGTTTTAAATTTTTTGCGCACCTTCCGCCCCCAAGGCGCTGTTTTAGAAAGTTTATTGGCCCGAAGCGATTCTTTTGAACAAAAAGCTCGGCCCTATTTAATAGATCTTCTGGGCGAACATCACCAAGTTTTAAATCAAGCCGAAAATAACCGCGAAAGTATAGAAGGCTTGCAAACCACAAATTCTGCACTGCTAGAACACAAAACCGGCGAAATAATGAAAGTGCTGACCATCATGGCTTTTGTTACTTTTCCTTTAACGTTGCTCGCCAATATTTTCAGTATGAACACAGTGGTTATGCCCATCGCCGGCCAGCCTTATGACTTTTGGATAATTATTGGTATAATGTTGGGCGCCGTGGCTTTGTTTTTTGCCTTTTTTAAATCTAAAAAGTGGCTCTAG
- a CDS encoding nucleotide exchange factor GrpE: MDDQNNNQQEESKDKLSLTEKERDEYLDGWKRAKAELINAKKEWEGQSKDIASYAKMDFIKQMLPILDALEAAKETEGWQEIKRLIEDIFKKNGVTEIDAEGKEFDPAYHEAILEGEGQTGYVIEVLQKGYKISDLIIRATKVKIGKQNI, from the coding sequence ATGGACGACCAAAATAACAATCAACAAGAAGAATCAAAAGACAAGTTATCTTTAACCGAAAAAGAACGCGATGAATATTTAGATGGTTGGAAACGTGCCAAAGCCGAGTTGATTAATGCTAAAAAAGAATGGGAAGGGCAAAGTAAAGATATTGCTAGTTATGCCAAGATGGATTTTATAAAACAAATGTTGCCCATATTAGATGCTTTAGAAGCCGCTAAAGAAACAGAGGGTTGGCAAGAAATCAAAAGATTAATAGAAGATATATTTAAAAAGAATGGAGTTACAGAAATTGATGCAGAAGGCAAAGAATTTGATCCGGCATATCACGAAGCCATATTAGAAGGCGAAGGCCAGACGGGCTATGTTATAGAAGTTTTACAGAAAGGTTATAAAATAAGTGATTTGATTATTAGGGCAACGAAGGTAAAAATAGGTAAACAAAATATCTAA
- the dnaJ gene encoding molecular chaperone DnaJ, with translation MAGKDYYHILGVSKTASQEEVKKAYREKAHKFHPDKSGGDEAKFKEINEAYQVLGNADKRSQYDRFGTAESFGGSPGGPAGFDFSNFDFNNVEFDLGDIFSDFFGGGSSKRGHRVAQRGRDIGVSLEISLEEAFKGIAKELELRKLVRCLRCKGDGTEPNTGKIKCKTCEGAGELKKTQRTFFGVFSQTAVCPTCQGEGQYPEQACKDCSGEGRVRKIEKLSIPIPAGIETGGVLRIHSKGEEGIRGGEAGDLEIKVNIKEHELFERDGADIYSEIGVPFDMAVLGGNAEVKTIDGQVDLKIPDGTESGAIFKLAGKGMPYSASRRGDQYVEVYIRTPKKLSSKAQKVLKDIAGEL, from the coding sequence ATGGCAGGTAAAGATTATTATCATATATTAGGTGTATCAAAAACCGCTTCTCAAGAAGAGGTTAAGAAGGCCTATAGGGAAAAAGCTCATAAATTTCACCCCGATAAGTCTGGTGGCGATGAAGCTAAGTTTAAAGAAATAAACGAGGCTTACCAAGTTTTAGGCAATGCCGATAAGCGTTCGCAATACGATCGTTTTGGCACGGCGGAAAGTTTTGGCGGCTCGCCAGGCGGGCCAGCTGGTTTTGATTTTTCTAACTTTGATTTTAACAATGTGGAATTTGATTTAGGTGATATATTTTCCGATTTTTTTGGCGGAGGCAGTTCTAAACGTGGCCATAGAGTGGCCCAACGTGGGCGCGATATTGGCGTAAGTTTAGAGATTTCTTTAGAAGAAGCTTTTAAAGGTATAGCCAAAGAATTAGAACTAAGAAAATTGGTGCGGTGCTTGCGCTGTAAGGGCGATGGCACAGAACCGAATACGGGCAAAATAAAATGTAAAACCTGCGAAGGCGCGGGCGAGCTTAAGAAAACCCAGCGAACGTTTTTTGGCGTATTTTCCCAAACTGCGGTTTGCCCCACTTGCCAAGGCGAAGGTCAGTACCCCGAACAAGCTTGTAAGGATTGCTCGGGCGAAGGGCGTGTTAGAAAAATAGAAAAATTATCTATACCGATTCCAGCGGGCATAGAAACCGGCGGAGTTTTAAGAATACACAGTAAGGGTGAGGAAGGTATTCGCGGTGGCGAAGCGGGCGACTTAGAAATTAAAGTTAATATTAAAGAGCATGAACTTTTTGAACGCGATGGCGCTGATATTTACAGCGAAATCGGCGTGCCGTTTGATATGGCGGTTTTGGGTGGCAATGCCGAAGTAAAAACTATAGACGGCCAAGTAGATTTAAAAATTCCAGATGGCACGGAATCTGGCGCAATTTTTAAACTAGCCGGCAAAGGTATGCCATATTCGGCTTCTCGCCGAGGCGACCAGTATGTAGAAGTTTATATTCGTACGCCAAAGAAACTTTCTAGTAAAGCACAGAAAGTACTGAAAGACATCGCCGGAGAACTCTAA
- the rplI gene encoding 50S ribosomal protein L9, with amino-acid sequence MRVVLLKDVPKLGKKSDVKMVSPGYAKNFLFPRGLAMVLTSAVAMDLDVQSEAKKKQAERELVEMESMAQKLEGLEIEIPMKVSKEGIGYASLSAQKIAETLSGIGFKITKSQIKIKNPIKKLGDHMVMVSLPHGLESEVKIIVVEEE; translated from the coding sequence ATGAGAGTGGTTTTACTAAAAGACGTACCAAAACTTGGCAAAAAGTCTGATGTAAAAATGGTTTCGCCGGGGTATGCCAAAAACTTTTTGTTTCCGCGTGGTTTGGCTATGGTTTTGACTTCAGCTGTGGCTATGGATTTAGATGTTCAAAGCGAGGCTAAAAAGAAACAAGCCGAGAGGGAGCTTGTTGAGATGGAAAGTATGGCTCAAAAGTTGGAAGGTTTAGAGATTGAAATTCCAATGAAGGTTTCTAAAGAAGGCATTGGTTATGCTAGTTTATCGGCTCAAAAAATTGCTGAAACTTTAAGCGGTATTGGTTTTAAAATAACTAAAAGCCAAATCAAGATTAAAAATCCTATCAAAAAACTGGGCGATCATATGGTTATGGTATCTTTGCCTCACGGTTTAGAATCCGAAGTGAAGATTATAGTTGTAGAGGAGGAATAA
- the dnaK gene encoding molecular chaperone DnaK translates to MSKILGIDLGTTNSAMAVVEAGEPKIVENKEGNRTTPSIAAIQKGGERVVGILAKRQAVTNSQNTLFSVKRLIGRNFNDAEVQRDKKLLPYEIRAAGDGSVEVKMQERWYKPQEISAMILQKLKQDAEDRLGEKITEAVITVPAYFNDAQRKATKEAGEIAGLKVSRILNEPTAAALAYGLDKKKEEKIVVYDFGGGTFDVSVLEVSENTVEVKAVGGDTHLGGDDFDQKIIHYLIDEFRRDQGIDLAKDTLALQRLKEGAERAKHELSSALETEVNIPFITTDANGPKHFLMNLSRAKLEDLVRNEIEKSVEITKKTVEDAGFKISEIAEVILVGGQTRMPAMQEAVKKLFGKEAHKNINPDEVVALGAAIQAGILQGDVKDVLLLDVTPLSLGLETLGGVMTVLINKNTTIPTSKSQVFSTAADSQPQVEIHILQGERSMSADNKTLGRFILDGIPPAPRGTPQIEVAFDIDANGILSVSAKDKATGKVQSIRIEGSSGLSKEEIARMKKEAEINAEADRKKKEISEVKINAEALVYSTEKTLRDLAEKVPAEVKKEIEEKIEDLKKVKDSTDLDMIKSKTEALSQVIQKFGADLYKQVPTDNSSGQAESNKSDKDNESQEGEFKDKP, encoded by the coding sequence ATGAGCAAAATTCTAGGCATAGACTTAGGCACAACTAATTCCGCTATGGCAGTGGTGGAAGCCGGTGAGCCAAAAATTGTAGAAAATAAAGAGGGCAATCGCACCACGCCTTCTATTGCGGCTATTCAAAAGGGTGGCGAAAGAGTTGTTGGAATACTCGCCAAAAGGCAGGCTGTAACCAATAGTCAGAATACTTTATTTTCAGTTAAGCGTTTAATCGGTCGTAATTTTAACGATGCCGAAGTCCAGCGTGATAAAAAATTACTGCCTTACGAAATTAGGGCGGCGGGTGATGGCTCGGTAGAAGTTAAAATGCAAGAGCGCTGGTATAAGCCTCAAGAAATTTCGGCTATGATTTTGCAAAAATTGAAGCAAGATGCCGAAGATAGATTAGGTGAAAAAATAACCGAAGCTGTTATAACCGTGCCCGCTTATTTTAACGATGCCCAAAGAAAAGCTACCAAAGAAGCTGGTGAAATTGCCGGCTTAAAGGTTAGCCGTATTTTAAATGAACCTACGGCGGCGGCTTTAGCTTATGGACTCGACAAGAAAAAGGAGGAGAAGATTGTGGTATACGATTTTGGCGGAGGCACGTTTGATGTGTCGGTGCTTGAAGTATCCGAAAATACGGTAGAAGTTAAAGCTGTAGGTGGCGACACGCATTTGGGTGGCGATGATTTTGACCAAAAAATAATTCATTATTTAATAGACGAGTTTAGGCGTGATCAAGGCATAGATCTGGCTAAAGACACTTTGGCTTTACAACGTTTAAAAGAAGGCGCCGAAAGAGCTAAACACGAACTTTCTTCGGCACTAGAAACCGAAGTTAATATTCCTTTTATTACCACAGATGCTAATGGTCCTAAACATTTTTTAATGAATCTTTCCCGTGCCAAATTGGAAGATTTGGTTAGGAACGAAATAGAAAAATCGGTAGAAATTACTAAAAAAACAGTAGAAGATGCCGGTTTTAAAATTTCCGAAATTGCCGAAGTTATTTTAGTGGGCGGGCAAACCAGAATGCCGGCCATGCAAGAAGCTGTTAAAAAACTTTTTGGCAAAGAAGCTCATAAAAATATTAACCCAGACGAAGTGGTGGCCTTAGGCGCGGCTATTCAAGCTGGCATATTACAAGGCGATGTTAAAGACGTTCTTTTGTTGGATGTTACGCCCTTATCTTTGGGTTTGGAAACTTTGGGCGGAGTTATGACCGTGCTTATTAACAAAAACACAACGATACCAACTTCAAAATCTCAAGTATTTTCCACCGCGGCCGATAGCCAGCCTCAAGTGGAAATTCATATCTTACAAGGCGAACGCTCAATGTCGGCTGATAACAAAACTCTAGGCAGATTTATTTTAGACGGCATACCCCCGGCGCCGCGCGGTACACCCCAGATAGAAGTTGCTTTTGATATTGATGCTAACGGCATACTTTCGGTTTCGGCTAAAGATAAAGCTACAGGCAAGGTGCAATCCATTCGCATAGAGGGTTCTTCGGGGTTATCTAAAGAAGAAATAGCCAGAATGAAAAAAGAGGCCGAAATAAATGCAGAGGCAGATAGAAAAAAGAAAGAAATTTCGGAAGTTAAAATAAATGCCGAAGCTTTAGTTTATAGTACCGAAAAAACTTTGCGCGACCTTGCTGAAAAAGTTCCAGCCGAAGTTAAAAAAGAAATAGAAGAAAAAATAGAAGATCTAAAAAAGGTAAAGGACTCTACCGATCTAGATATGATAAAATCTAAAACAGAGGCTTTAAGCCAAGTCATCCAAAAATTTGGCGCGGATTTGTATAAACAAGTCCCGACAGATAACTCGTCAGGACAAGCCGAGTCCAATAAATCGGATAAAGATAATGAATCACAAGAAGGGGAATTTAAAGATAAACCCTAA
- the recR gene encoding recombination mediator RecR, translated as MFPAPIQKLISHFQKLPGIGPRQAAKFAMRLTKMTESELKFMAHDISSLKSFVGECKECFMLFDKPASGISLCQFCRNPQRDKNKICVVVNDNDALSIEKTKNFDGLYHVLGGHVSLLDKEENRNLNLIGLKNRIKKETEVILALNANAEGQATIMYLEKFLEGLGHRTSRLAQGMSTGSEIEYADDQTLINALKHRR; from the coding sequence ATGTTTCCCGCCCCCATCCAAAAACTAATTTCCCACTTTCAAAAACTGCCCGGCATTGGCCCGCGCCAAGCTGCTAAATTTGCTATGCGCTTAACCAAAATGACGGAAAGCGAATTAAAGTTTATGGCGCACGATATTTCTAGCTTAAAATCGTTTGTGGGTGAATGCAAGGAATGTTTTATGCTTTTTGATAAACCCGCCAGTGGAATTTCGTTATGCCAATTCTGCCGAAACCCCCAACGCGATAAAAATAAAATCTGCGTAGTGGTGAACGACAACGACGCTTTAAGCATAGAAAAAACAAAAAACTTTGATGGTTTATACCACGTACTGGGCGGGCATGTTTCGCTTTTAGATAAAGAAGAAAATAGAAACCTAAATTTGATAGGCTTAAAGAATAGAATTAAAAAAGAAACAGAAGTTATTTTAGCTTTAAACGCCAATGCCGAAGGCCAAGCCACTATAATGTATTTAGAAAAATTTTTAGAAGGCCTTGGCCACAGAACCTCCCGCCTAGCTCAAGGTATGTCTACCGGCAGCGAAATTGAATATGCCGACGACCAGACTTTGATAAATGCCTTAAAGCATAGGAGGTAA
- the dnaB gene encoding replicative DNA helicase translates to MLSPLTKTDINPVSIDKLPPQSIEAEESVLGALLMDKNAIIRVADFLHSEDFYKRQHQLIYSAVLFLYEKSEPVDVLSLSNRLKEASQLESIGGTSYLTGLINSVPTASNVLHYAKIVRHKKILRDLLSASQDIAQLGWQENQDIELVLDEAERRIFSIAEKSLKQDFVSIKSALEDAFERIDKLHKGDGALRGVPTGFSDLDHYLAGLQKSDLIVLAARPSLGKTSLALNIAGHVAIKEKIPVGIFSLEMSKEQLVDRMLASEAGVDLWKLRTGRLSMDGEDSDFSRIQEAMGVLAEAPIFIDDAASSNIIQMRTMARRLQAEHGLGLIIVDYLQLMEGRNNNEGRTQEISEISRSLKNLARELNVPVLAISQLSRAVESRSPQIPRLSDLRESGSIEQDADVVLFIYREDREKPNTEKKNVAEIHIAKHRNGPTGKIELYFDADRVQFRDLAKHIE, encoded by the coding sequence ATGCTTTCTCCATTAACAAAAACCGACATCAACCCAGTTTCCATAGACAAACTGCCCCCACAATCGATTGAAGCCGAAGAATCGGTTTTAGGAGCTTTGTTGATGGATAAAAATGCCATAATCCGCGTAGCGGATTTTTTGCATTCAGAAGATTTCTACAAACGCCAGCACCAGTTGATATACAGCGCAGTTTTATTTCTTTACGAGAAATCTGAACCGGTTGACGTTTTAAGTTTGTCTAATCGCCTAAAAGAAGCCAGCCAGCTTGAAAGCATAGGCGGTACTTCTTATTTAACTGGTTTAATAAATTCTGTACCCACAGCTTCCAACGTTTTACATTACGCTAAAATAGTCAGGCATAAAAAAATACTGCGCGACCTTTTATCGGCCTCGCAAGATATTGCTCAACTAGGCTGGCAAGAAAACCAAGATATTGAACTTGTCCTAGACGAAGCCGAAAGAAGAATATTTTCTATTGCCGAAAAATCTTTAAAACAAGATTTTGTATCTATAAAATCAGCGTTGGAAGATGCTTTTGAAAGAATAGATAAGCTTCATAAAGGCGATGGTGCTCTGCGCGGAGTGCCCACAGGTTTTTCGGATTTAGACCATTATTTAGCCGGCTTACAAAAATCAGATTTGATTGTTTTAGCGGCTCGGCCATCTTTAGGTAAAACTTCACTGGCCTTAAATATTGCCGGCCACGTAGCCATAAAAGAAAAAATACCTGTGGGCATTTTTTCTTTGGAAATGTCTAAAGAACAATTGGTGGATAGAATGCTGGCTTCCGAAGCTGGCGTTGATTTATGGAAACTCCGTACCGGCCGATTAAGCATGGATGGCGAAGATAGTGATTTTTCTAGAATCCAAGAAGCTATGGGTGTATTAGCCGAAGCGCCTATTTTTATAGACGACGCAGCTTCCAGCAACATTATTCAAATGCGCACTATGGCCCGCCGCTTACAGGCCGAACATGGTTTGGGTCTAATAATTGTTGATTATTTGCAACTTATGGAAGGACGCAATAATAACGAAGGACGCACCCAAGAAATTAGCGAAATTTCCAGATCGCTCAAAAATTTGGCGCGCGAATTAAACGTGCCGGTTTTAGCTATATCCCAGCTTTCGCGCGCGGTAGAATCGCGTAGCCCGCAAATACCAAGATTATCCGATCTGCGTGAATCGGGCTCTATCGAACAAGATGCCGATGTGGTTTTGTTTATTTATCGTGAAGACAGAGAAAAACCCAATACCGAAAAAAAGAACGTAGCCGAAATTCATATTGCCAAACACAGAAACGGCCCCACTGGTAAAATTGAGCTATATTTTGATGCCGACAGAGTTCAGTTTAGAGATTTAGCTAAGCACATAGAATAG
- a CDS encoding type II toxin-antitoxin system PemK/MazF family toxin produces the protein MKKDFQKWHNKKSWINDIDKPPFFHEREIWFCYLGANVGFEQDGAGEDFLRPVLILRKFNKYMFWALPLTKPKVKMNNKKEIYYHSFSFGSGTISIAILSQIRTVDARRLAYRISEISKQDFLEIIKKLKILLP, from the coding sequence ATGAAAAAAGATTTTCAAAAATGGCATAATAAAAAGAGTTGGATAAATGATATTGATAAACCTCCGTTTTTTCATGAAAGGGAAATTTGGTTTTGTTATCTAGGCGCGAATGTTGGATTTGAACAGGATGGCGCGGGAGAAGACTTTTTAAGACCTGTTTTGATTTTGAGAAAGTTTAATAAATACATGTTTTGGGCCTTACCTTTAACAAAACCTAAAGTAAAAATGAATAATAAAAAGGAAATTTATTATCATTCTTTCTCTTTTGGTTCAGGAACTATTAGTATTGCTATACTCTCACAAATCAGGACCGTTGATGCTCGTAGGTTGGCATATAGAATATCTGAAATCAGTAAGCAGGATTTTTTAGAAATAATTAAAAAACTCAAGATATTGCTACCTTGA
- the rpmA gene encoding 50S ribosomal protein L27, producing MAHTKATGSTALGRDSRSKRLGIKLHDGQIAKAGNLIVKQRGSKVWAGKNVKKGGDDTLYAGKDGIVKFSTKVKMDFTGHKKLVKTVSVI from the coding sequence ATGGCACATACAAAGGCAACTGGATCTACCGCGTTAGGTCGCGATTCTAGATCAAAAAGATTAGGTATAAAACTCCACGACGGCCAAATAGCCAAAGCTGGTAATCTTATAGTTAAACAAAGAGGCAGTAAGGTTTGGGCTGGTAAAAATGTTAAAAAGGGTGGCGACGACACGCTCTACGCTGGAAAAGATGGCATAGTAAAATTTAGCACTAAAGTGAAAATGGATTTTACTGGGCATAAGAAATTAGTAAAGACCGTTAGTGTGATTTAG
- the rplU gene encoding 50S ribosomal protein L21, which produces MSKFAVIKTGGKQYKVAEGQKLKVEKLKAEEGSEVVFDNVLMVSNETDLKIGTPMVEGAKVSAKVARQARDKKVIVFKYRAKKRYKKKAGHRQHFTELEITKISA; this is translated from the coding sequence ATGTCTAAATTTGCTGTAATAAAAACAGGTGGCAAGCAATATAAAGTTGCCGAAGGTCAAAAACTAAAAGTAGAAAAGCTTAAGGCCGAAGAGGGCAGTGAGGTTGTTTTTGATAATGTTTTAATGGTTTCTAATGAGACGGATTTAAAGATTGGAACTCCTATGGTAGAGGGTGCCAAAGTTTCGGCCAAAGTAGCTAGGCAAGCTAGAGATAAGAAAGTAATTGTTTTTAAGTATCGCGCCAAAAAACGTTACAAAAAGAAAGCTGGCCACCGCCAACATTTTACCGAACTAGAAATCACAAAAATCTCCGCCTAG